The window AGCTCGATAATGCTTTCGAGCCCATTTCCGCCCAGGACTGTCGGAACGCCTACATACAAATCCGAATAGCCGTATTCACCCTCTAGGTAGGCAATGGCTGGGAGGATCCTCTTTTTATCCAGGATGATCGCTTCCGCCATTTCCACGAGTGACGCGGCCGGCGCATAATAGGCGCTGCCGTTCCCTAATAGCGAAACGATTTCGCCACCGCCTTTTCGGGTCCGTGCCACAATCGCATCCAACCGTTCTTTCGGTATGATATTTTCCAGCGGAATTCCGCCTGCGTAGGAATACCGTACAAGGGGCACCATATCATCCCCGTGTCCGCCTAGCACAAATCCTGAAATATCTTCTACCGAAATGTTCAACTCTTCTGCGACAAAGGTATTGAAACGGGCGGTATCCAAAACGCCCGATTGTCCAATTACGCGATGTTTGGGAAATCCTGTCGTTTTATAGCAGACATACGTCATCGCATCGACCGGATTGCTTAGAATCAGAATAATACTATTCGGAGCATAGCGGCGCACCTGTTCCGAGACAGCCCGCATAATTTTCGCATTCGTATTGACGAGATCGTCCCGGCTCATGCCCGGCTTTCTCGCAATGCCCGCTGTAATGATTACCATATCGGCATCTTGAATCTGCCCATAGTCGGACGTGCCGGTAATCTTCGAATTAAATCGTTGGACCGCTCCCGCTTGAAGCATATCCAGCGCCTTACCTTTAACAGGTCCTTCTTGTTCCGGAATATCGACGAGCACGACATCCCCTAGTTCTTTTTGAGCGACGAGCAGCGCAACCGTTGCACCGGTGTATCCTGCGCC is drawn from Sporosarcina sp. FSL W7-1349 and contains these coding sequences:
- the mdh gene encoding malate dehydrogenase, coding for MAFRRPKIAVIGAGYTGATVALLVAQKELGDVVLVDIPEQEGPVKGKALDMLQAGAVQRFNSKITGTSDYGQIQDADMVIITAGIARKPGMSRDDLVNTNAKIMRAVSEQVRRYAPNSIILILSNPVDAMTYVCYKTTGFPKHRVIGQSGVLDTARFNTFVAEELNISVEDISGFVLGGHGDDMVPLVRYSYAGGIPLENIIPKERLDAIVARTRKGGGEIVSLLGNGSAYYAPAASLVEMAEAIILDKKRILPAIAYLEGEYGYSDLYVGVPTVLGGNGLESIIELPLTEEEKSSFAQSVESVRSVIEICKN